The Couchioplanes caeruleus sequence CCAGCGTGCGGTTGCCGGTGCCCAGCTCCAGCACGTCCATCAGCTCGTTGCTACGCCGGTCGACCTCGCCGGCGTCCATGCCGCGCAGCAGCCCGTGGTACGCGAGCAGTTCGGTGCCGGTCAGCCGGTCGAAGAGGCGTACGCCGTCGGGCAGGACGCCGATCCGGGCCTTGGCCGCGACCGGGTCGGTCCACACGTCGGCCCCGAGGATCCGGGCCTGTCCCGCGTCGGGCCGCAGTAGGCCGACCGCCATGGACAGTGTCGTGGTCTTGCCGGCGCCGTTCGGGCCGAGCAGGCCGAAGAAGGATCCCGCCGGGACTTCCAGATCAATTCCGGCAACCGCGACCTTTGTATCGAATCGCTTTACCAGCCCGTGCAACGCCAGCGCGGGTTCGGCATGCGAGCGCTGGTGGGGGACGGACATAACCGCAGAACCTAGTGGTACGAAGCGGCCCGGGCCACCCCCATGGATGGTCCGGGCCGCTTCATCGCAGCGTTACGGGGTCCTAACCGACGCGTTCGATCACGGCGCGGCGAATGAGGAATTTGCCCGCCTCGCGTACCTGCTCGAAGGCGGCGTTGTTCAGCAGGACGCAGCTCCCGGACGTGCTCGCCACCTTGACGGTGGTGCTCTTGTTGTTGTCCAGGTTGGTCACCTTGAGGGTGGTGCCGATCGGGAAGTCACCGCTCGACGCCGCCGGGGCGCCGCCCTCGCCGGACACGGTCACCGTCGAGCCCTTGCAGACGACCTCGCCGGCGCCGCCCTGCTGTCCCTGACCGTTGCCCTGAGCTTGTCCGTTGCCCTGGCCCTGGTTCTGACCCTGACCCTGCTGGTTCTGACCCTGACCCTGACCCTGACCCTGGCCCTGGTCGTTGCCGCCCACGCGCTCGATCACGGCGCGGCGAATGAGGTTCTTGCCCTGCTCGCGTACCTGCTCGAAGGCGGCGTTGTTCAGCAGGACGCAGCTCCCGGACGTGCTCGCCACCTTGACGGTGGTGCTCTTGTTGTTGTCCAGGTTGGTCACCTTGAGGGTGGTGCCGATCGGGAAGTCACCGCTCGACGCCGCCGGGGCGCCGCCCTCGCCGGACAGGGTCACCGTCGAGCCCTTGCAGACGACCTCGCCGGCGCCGCCCTGCTGTCCCTGGCCTTGGTCTTGGCCCTGCCCTTGACCTTGGCCTTGGCCCTGGCCCTGGCCCTGGCCGTTGCCCTGGGCCGGCGGCTGAGCCTGGACGTCGCCGGTGCAGCCCGCGGCCTGGCGACGCTGGTTGATCAGGTCGACCACGGCCTGCCGGTTCGCGATCCGCCCCTCGGACTGAGCGTCCGGATTGGCCTGCTGCCCGGCGATGAAGTTGAGGTTGTTCTGCAGGGCAGTGTCGAGTCCGGCGCAGCTCTCGCCCGCGCTACTCAATCCCGTGCTGACAGCGAAGGCGCCGCCGGCGAGGGCCGCGGCGGTGACACCGATCAGCACCTTGCGGGTCCGGCCGGTTATTCTGCTTCTCCGGTACATGCACCGCTCCTTCTCGTTCGACGAGCTGCCCCGTAGCAGCATCGGTATGTACGGAGGGTCGGCACCGAACGGTTCAGAAAACTTTCCTAAAAAATCAGAGCCGCAGCGATTCGGGTGCGTGGAGGCGGAGCATGGTGGCGCCGACGCCCTGCGGTATGCGGCGTTTTGTCAGCAAAGATCCGCCCACCATGACAGTAAATGCCAGCGGCACGGTCCAGGCGGCGGGCTGCCCGATCAATTCGCCCGACCAGCCGCTCAGCGGCGGCCCCATCACTGTCAGTAGCACCGCCGCCATCGCCGCGCCGCCGCCGATCACGATCCCGGCCGCCGCGCCGACGTCGGTCAACCCGCGCCACCAGATGCCCAGCACCAACAGCGGGCAGAAGCTCGAGGCGGCCACCGCGAACGCCAACCCCACGACCCGCGACACGTCCATGTCGGCCACATGGACCGACAAGGCCAGCGGTACGACGGCCGCCAGCACCGTGGCAACGCGGAAGTCCCGCACCGACCCGCCCCGATCGGCGTGCAGGATGTCGGTGAAGACCACCCCGGCGACGCTGGTCAGCAGGCCCGACGACGTGGACAGGAACGCCGCCAGGGCACCCGCGGTCACCAGGGCGCCGAGGAATTGGCCCAGGTGTCCCCCGCCCAGCGCGGCCTCCGGCAGCAGCAGCACCACGGCATCCGTGCGCCCGGTCATGAGCAACTGCGGCGTGTAGATGCGTCCGAGGACGCCGTACACGGTCGGCAGCAGATAGAAGAGGCCGACCAGGGCCAGCACGACCAGGGTCGTACGGCGGGCCGATGCACCGTCCGGATTGGTGTAGAAACGCACCAATACGTGCGGCAATCCCATGGTGCCCAGGAACGTCGCCAGGATCAGCGAATACGTCGCGAAGAGACCGGCGTCGCCGCCCGGCAGCAGCCAGGCCGCGCCGCGGTTGTCGTCGACCGAGCTGACCCGGGGCACCGGATCGCCCGGGGCGAAGGTCAGCTCGTCGCCCTTGTGCACCCGGACCACGCCGTCCAGCAGGGCGTCCTGCTCGATCACGACGGTCGTCGCCGCCGAGAAGACCGGACCGGCCGGCGGCGTGACCGTTGGGCGGCCGTCCGACTGCCACTGCAATGCCAGGAAGATGACGGGTACGGCCAGAGCCGTGAGCTTGAGCCAGTACTGAAATGCCTGCACGAAGGTGATGGCCCGCATCCCGCCGAGGGCGACGTTGGCGGTGACGACGAGTCCGACCAGTAGCGCCCCCCACTCGTACCGGCCGCCGGTGACCGTCGTGAACGTGAGGCCCGCACCCTGGAGCTGCGGCACCAGGTAGAGGCAGCCGATGAAGACGACGAAGACGGTCGCCAGGCGGCGCAGCAGCGGCGAACGCAGCCGGACCTGGCAGAAGTCGGGCAGCGTGAAGGCGCCGGAGCGGCGCAGCGGGGCCGCGACGAACAACAGCAGGGCCAGGTAGCCGGCCGCGAAGCCGACCGGATACCAGAGGACGTCGACGCCGTACCGCAGGACGAGCCCGGCGACCCCGAGGAAAGAGGCGGCGGAGAGGTACTCGCCACCGATCGCGGCGGCGTTCCAGGCCGGGCTCACCGACCGGGAGGCGACGAGGAAGTCCGAGGTGGTCCGGGCGAACCGCAGCCCGTACGCGCCAATGCCGACCGTGACCAGGACGACCACGACCAGGCCGGGCACGACGTACGGGTTCACGCCTCGGGCCTGCGGATGACGGCGGTGAAGTCCTGCTCGTTGCGTTCGGCCCAGCGCACGTACGCCCAGCCCACCGCGACCAGGAACGGGAAGGAGAGGAACCCGAGCAGCAGCCACGGCAGGTTCACGCCCAGAAGCTTGACCTGTCCGACGGCGGGAGCCACCGCGAAGAGCAGCGGCAACGCACCCAGCCCGGCCGCGACGACCAGGCTCAGCCGGATCGCCAGCGCGAGCTGGGCCCGGACCAGGCCCTTCACCAGCGCCTCGCCGACAGGCGTCTGCTCAGCCAGATCGGCCCGAGCCGGATCATAGGCCGTCCGCCAAGCCGGGTCTGCCGCCCCGAGCCGGCCCGGATCCGCTCTCCTGCGCCAGCCCGGGTCCGCGCCCCAGCCCTGGCCTGCATCCGTTCCCGCGAGCCGGTCTGCGTCCGTTCCCCCGGGCCGGTCTGCGTCCGCTCCCCCGGGCCGGCCCGGATCTGCTTCCGTGAGCCGGCCTGGATCCGCTCCACCAGGCCGGTCCGAATCGGTGAGCGGCCGCCGGGCGTGGTCACCCACGTGCTTCGCGTTGGCGGCCGACGATTCCCTGCGTCCGCCCCGGTCCGGTTCCGGGATGGCGTTTCGGCCCGGGTCGGGGGTTGCGCGACGGACGGGAATGGAACGTTTGCGGCGGGCCGCGGCCTCGCCGAGCACGACCCGGGTGCGGGGCGGTTTGCCCGCTGCTCCCGGGTCGTCGTTCATGACCGGCAGTCTTGCCGCTCCGGCGGCAAAGTCAAGACAATCTCACCGGTTCGTCGGTACGGAGCCCGTGCACCCACGGTTGACCACGACCGGCTTCTTCGCCAGCAGGTCGCGAGCCTGATGGCGGCCGAGGTTCCAGCCTCGCCAGTCGTCCGAGTCGATGTTCAGGTCCAGGGCGATCGGACCCAGTGCACAGTCGCGCGAGGACGCGGGGAGACGGTCGAGCGCCGGCACCGCGTCCGCGGAGAGTTGTGACAGGTATGAGGTGTCGATCTTTCCGGTCTTCTCGTACCGGGTGACGTTGTGGTCGGCGATGACCCGGTCGGGGTTGGCGGCGGCGAGGCCGAGCAGGGCCAGGACACCCGCGGCCACCACGGTGCGGGGCAACCATGCCGCCCGCAGGCGCACGCCCGCACCGAGAATGAGCAGGAAGACGGCGCCCAGCCAGAGCTCGCAGAGGGCCACCAGGACGCGCAGGCGCGTGAGCCCGTACGTGTCGGCGTAGAGGTCCATGCGGTGCAGCGCCGACGCCACGATGACGAGGGTGAGCACGGCCAGCGTGCCGAGGACCGCGCGGATCAGCACCCGGTCGGCATGCGTGTCGCGCGGCGCCCACCGGGCCGCGCCGGCCAGCACGGGCAGGGTCAGGCCGGTCACGACGAGCAACTGCCAGAAGCCACTGCGGGCGTATTCGGCGTAGGTGAGGCCCTCGGCGACAACGTGGCGCGAGCCTCCGAAGAGGACGGTCAGTTGCACCCCGACGAAGAGCGCGAAGAGCAGGACGAGCAGGGACAACGGGATCGCCCATTCGAGGCGGGTCACGCGGCGGCGGGCCCCCTCGGACGATCCGAGGTCGGGCGGTGCGGCCCGCAGGAACGCGGCGCCGCCGAGGGCGAAGGTCGTTACCGCGAATACGAAGATCCACCGGGTGACCGTCTCGGCGTCGATGTCGGGAACGACCGCGGTGACGATGCGGGCGAATGCCGCATCCGCGGAGGCGAACAGCGAGCCGAAGACGATGAGCAGGAGCACCGACACCGCGATGGTCGCGACGAGCCGCGACCGGCCCGCACCGCGCCGTTGTGTGGTCAGGCCGTGGGTGAGCCAGGGCAGCGCCCGCAATCCGGCAACCGGAGCGAGGAGCACCGCCAGCACCATGCCCCGTGCCGACCGGCCGCCCGTGACGGCGAGGATGCCGGTGACGGCCGCCGTGACGAGGCAGAGCAGGAACAGCCATCCCGCGGCGCGGAAGGTGCCGACGGCGAGCAGCGCGACCGTCGCCGCCGACCAGAGGAAGCGGGCGTTGCCCAGGGTCCGGGGATGCCAGGTCACCAGCGGCTGGGGTGCGGTGGGTCCAGGCCTCGCCGACAGGACCCGCGCGACGATCAGGGCGGCGACCCCCGCGATGGCGGCGACCGACCACCCGACGCCGGGACGGTCCAGCGGCACGGCGAGCGCCGCGACGACGGCGGCCGCCAGGATGGCGGCGCCGGCCGCGGTGGAAGCGGGGCGGCCGGGACCCGGCCAGCGCCTGCCGAAGAGGGAGGCGTCGGCCCACGGCCCGAAGAGCGGCGCCACGACCGGACCCGGCCGCACAGCCCCGGCCGGGAGCGCGGACTGCTCGGCGCCGGTCGGACGGGACTGAGCAGGCGGCCCCGAAGGCGTCGCCGGACGAGCTCGAGCCGGCTGGTCCGCCGGGGTTCTCGCGCTGGGTTGAGCCGGCTGCTTCGGGGGTGGGGTGTTCGTGGGCATGCGTCGTCTCCTGCGGATCAGGCCGGGTGAAGGGGAAGCGAAACGTGGATGTGGCAGCCGGGGTGTGCTCTCCCGGCCGGGGGGTCCGTGACGGCGATCGTGCCCCGGTGTAGCTGGACCACCCAGTGGGCGATGGCCAGCCCCAGGCCGGTGCCGCCGTCCTGGGCCCGAACACCGCGGGTGAAGCGTTCGAAGACCCGTTCCCGGTCGGCGGGCGGGATGCCCTCCCCCTCGTCGGTCACGGCGATCAGGACGTGGTCGTCCTGGCGCTCCGCGTGGACCGTCACCGTGCCGCCCGGCGGGCTGTGCCGGGTGGCGTTGTCGAGCAGATTGGCGAAGACCTGGTGGAGTCGCTCGCGGTCGCCGGTGAGGCTGATCCGCGGGACGGTCAGCTCGAACCGCACGTCGTGGCCGGCCCCGTCGGCGTTCACCCGGGCCTCGCGGACCACGCCGTCGAGGAACTCCCGCAACTCGATCGGGTCGTGGGCCATCGGCACCACGCCCGCGTCCAGGCGGGACAGGTCGAGTAGCTCGGCGACGAGGCGACCCAGGCGCTCGGTCTGGGTGAGCGCCGTTCGCATCGTTTCCGGCTCGGCGCGGGAGACGCCGTCGACGATGTTCTCCAGCAGGCCGCGCAGCGCGGTGATCGGCGTCCGCAGCTCGTGGGAGACGTTGGCGATCAGTTCGCGCCGCTGCTGGTCGGCGGCGGCCAGGTCGGCGGCCATCTGGTTGAACGCCGCGGCGAGCTCACCGACCTCGTCGCGCGACGTCGCGCGCACCCGGCGGGTGTAGTCGCCGCGGGCCATCGCTCTGGCGGCGGCGGTCATCTCCCGCAGCGGCACCGTCGCGCCGTGGGCCATGACCTGGAGCGTCACCAGGCCGAGCGCGACCGCGATCGCGAACCAGGAGAGCTCGACCGGCATCCAGTCGATGCTCCACCAGAAGATCAGCAGGCCCACCCCGCCGGCGAGGCCCAGCGCCAGGGACAGCTTCGCCTTGATCGAACGCACCGGGTCGAGCGGTCGGGGCAGCCAGCCGAGCATCCGCCTCAGCAGGTTCATCGGTCGATCTCCAGGGCGTACCCGACACCGTGCACGGTGCGGATGAGGTCGGCGCCGAGCTTGCGGCGCAGACCTTTGACGTGACTGTCCACGGTCCTCGTTCCGGAGGCGTCCGCCCAGCCCCAGACGTCGGCGAGCAGGCGCTCGCGGGGCAGGACCGTCCGCGGCCGGCCGGCCAGATGGACCAGCAGATCGAACTCGGTCGGGGTGAGGTGGGCCTCGGCGCCGCCCCGATGCACGCGACGCTCGGCGAGATTGATCTCCAGATCGCCGACGCGCAGCATCTCGGGCTCGGGTGCCGGCGCGGCCGCCCGGGTCGCCCGGCGCACGAGGGCGTGCACCCGGGCGGTCAGCTCCCGCATGGAGAACGGCTTGGTCAGGTAGTCGTCGGCGCCGACCGCGAGGCCGACCAGCAGGTCCGTCTCGTCGTCGCGGGCCGTCAGCATCAGGATGGGCACGGGCTGCTCGGCCTGGATGCGGCGGCACACCTCGAGACCGTCGAATCCCGGCAGCATGACGTCGAGGACGATGGCGTCGGGCCGGATCCGGCGGGCGGCCTCGACGGCGCCGGGGCCGTCGCCGGCGAGATGAACGACGAACCCCTCGGCGCGCAGCCGGGCGGCGACGGCCTCGGCGATCGTCGGCTCGTCCTCGACGACGAGCACCCGGCGCTCGGTCTGCCTCGCCGTGCTCTCCATCCCGACCCCCCTGAACCTGGCCTGCCATGCCCGTGCTGATCGGGGCAGGCCCGGTGCATCCCCGTGGCGCACCGGACCGACCCGCGCTCAGCAGCCTATTGACCAGCCGTGCAGGGAGGGGGGTGGAGTTGTGGATACCTTGTGAAGATCGGATGCCTGTGGATAACTCTGGGGACAACGCGGCGGGGTCTGTGGATAACGCTGTGGATTCAGCGGGTCCAGTCGTTCTTCGCGGCGCGGATGAGCTTGTCCTTGAGCTCGCGCGTGTGACGGCGGCTCACCGGCAGCTCCGCGCCGTCGACGATCACCACATAGCCCGACGGGGTGAGCCGCAGCTCGGCGACCAGCCGCAACTGCACCAGGTACGACCTGTGGATACGCACGAATCCGGCATCCGCCCAGCGCTCGGCGAGCGTCGCCAGAGAGACCCGGACCAGGTGGGAGGCGTCGGCGGTGTGCAGCCGGGCGTAGTCGCCCTGCGCCTCCACCCAGCGCACCGACGACCGCGGCAGCATGCGGGTGGTGCCGGCCAGCTCGATCGGGATGCTCGGCTCCTCATGCCGCTGCGTGGGTACGGGCCGGGCCGCGCGCAGGCCGGCGACCCGGCGCAGCGACTCACCGAGGCGTTCGGCACGCACCGGCTTGCGGACGTAGTCGGTGACGCCCAGGGCGAAGGCGTCCACCGCGCCGTCGTCGTACGCCGTCACGAACACGATCGCCGGCGGACGGGCGAAGCGGCGCAAGACCCTGGCGAGCTCCATGCCGTCCAGGCCGGGCATGCGGATGTCCAGGAAGACGGCGTCGACCTCGACATCCCGCAGGACCCGCAGAGCCTCGGTGGCGTCCCCGGCGCGGTGCACATACGCCACCCGGCCGTCGGCATTGAGCAGATACGCGAGCTCATCCAGCGCGGGCGGCTCGTCATCCACGGCCAGCACGACGAGACTCATGCCCGGACCTCCCGAGGCCGGCGCCTCAGGCGGGTCGCGACGGCCGGCACGACGAGACTCATGCCCGAACCCCTGGATGGAATTTCGGCACCCGCATGCTCACCTTCGTCCCCGCGCCCGGCGCCGTCTCCACCACCAGGCCGAAATGGTCGCCGAAGACCGAGCGCAGCCGCTCGTCCACGTTGGAGAGACCCACGTGCCGGCCCGCGTCGTCGCCGTCGCCGTTCGCGGCCTCGGCCACCCCCTCGGCCAGCGCCGCCGGATCCATGCCGACGCCGTCGTCCTCCACCGTGATGTGGCACTCGGCCCCGGCGTCCCGCGCCTCGATGCTCACCATACCGACGCCCGGCTTGCGCGACAGGCCGTGCCGTACGGCGTTCTCCACCAGGGGTTGCAGGCACAGGAACGGCAGCCCGACGGGCAGCACCTCCGGCGCGATCTGGAGCCGGACCTGCAGCCGGTCGCCGAAGCGGGCGCGCTCGATGGTCAGGTAGCGGTCGATCGACCGCAGCTCCTCGGCGAGCGTGGTGAACTCCCCGTGCGCCCGGAACGAGTAGCGGGTGAACTCGGCGAACTCCAGGATCAACTCCCGGGCCCGCTCGGGATCCGTACGTACGAACGACGCGATCGCGGTCAGCGCGTTGTAGATGAAGTGCGGGCTGATCTGGGCGCGCAGCGCGCGTACCTCGGCGCGGGCCAGTCGTTCCCGGGACGAGTCCAGCTCCGCCAGGGCGACCTGCGAGCCGGCCCACCGTGCGGTCTCCATGGTCGCCTGCACGAGTCCCGGCGCCGGCTGGTCGTCGGCCACCGCCACCAGCGCGCCGAGCGCCTGCCCGTCGGTGCCGGTCAGCGGTGTCACGACGGCGCCGCGCACGACGCAGTCGATCCGGTCGCAGGGCAGGTCCTTGGTCCCCAGTACGATCGACCGGTTGCCGGTGACCGCGCGCCCGGCCGCGGCCACGAACTGGTCGGTGTGGTGGCTTCCCCGGCCGTCGGAGGCCAGGCAGCCCTCGCCGTCGCTGACGATCAGCCCGGGTGCGCCGACCAGCCGGCGCAGGTGCCGCACGGCCTTGCCGGCCGACGCGGAGGTGAGGCCGCTGCGCAGGGGTTCGGCGGCGAGGGATGCGGCGTGGAGCACCTCGTACGTGGCCCGCTGACCAGGCGTGGCGATCCCCCGCCGAGCCCGCAGGCGGAGCACCGCCACGACGGCCCCGGTCAGGGCCGCGAGCACGACGACGACCGCGAGGACGCTTCCGGCCTGACCGCTCACGCACGCATCCTGACCGCAACACCCGCGGAGCGCCAGGTGGGGCCGTGACTAATAGGCACCCTTGCGCTTGAGGACCACGCCGATCGTGCGCCACAGGATGCTCAGGTCGTAGGTCAGCGACCAGTTGTCGACGTAGTACAGGTCGAGGCGGACCGCCTCGTCCCACGACAGGTCGGAGCGCCCCGACACCTGCCACAGACCTGTTATTCCGGGCCGGACCAGCAGCCGGCGGCGCACGTCGCCGAGGTAGTCGCCGTCGTCGGCGGGCAGCGGGCGCGGCCCGACCAGCGACATCTCGCCCTTCAGCACGTTGATGAGCTGCGGCAGCTCGTCCAGCGAGGTCGCCCGCAGCTTGTTGCCGAAGGAGAAGATGCGCGGGTCGTTCTTCATCTTGAAGAGCATGCCGTCGGAGTCGTTGAGCTCCTCCAGGCTGGCCTTGCGCTCCTCGGCGTCGACGTACATGGTGCGGAACTTCCAGACCCGGAACGTCCGGCCCTCGTGGCCGACCCGCGGCTGCCGGAAGAACACCGGACCGGGGTCGGACAGCCGGATGCCGAGCGCGATCAGGGCCAGCACCGGGGAGAGCGCGAGTAGGCCGAAGAAGGCGGCCACCCGGTCCAGCAGGTTCTTCGCCAGCCAGCCCGGCCCGGAGAGGGTGGGCTCCTCCACGTGCAGCAGCGGCAGGCCCTCGATCGGGCGGATGTGCACTCGCGGGCCGGCGATGTCGGTGAGCTGCGGCGCGACCACCAGGTCGACGCCGGTGCCCTCGAGCTGCCAGGCCAGGCGGCGCAGCTCGCCCGGCTCCGCGCTGGCCGAGCCGCAGACCGCGATCGTGTCGGCGCCGACCTCCCGCACGAGGGCGAGCACGTCGCGGGCGGCGTACACGGGAACCGGGGTCTCGATGCCTCGGGTGGCCGCGAAGCCGTCGGTGATGTGGATGGCGACGGGGATCAGGCCGGCGGCGGGGCTGCGGGTGACCGCGGTGTAGACCTCGAGGGCCTCGGGCAGCGTGCCCATCAGGATCATCCGGTGCGCGCCGTGGCCGGTCTTGCGGCGCGCCACGTGCAGGATCTGCCGGGCCGAGTAGCGGCAGAACAGGATGAAGACCAGGGCGGCCACCGAGACGTACGCGATCGTGACCCGCGACAGCTCGGTCTTCGTGCCGAAGGCCAGCAGTGACACGCTGGCCACCACCGTGACGAAGGCGCGGACGACCCGCTTGAACTCCTCGCTGCCCAGCCCGAGATAGCGGCGGTCGTAGCTGCCGTGGCCCCAGAGGATGATCAACCACCCGAGCGGCAGGGCGGCGAACGCGAACGCGTAGAAGGCACCCTCGTGGCCCTGGAAGCCCGAGCCGGCCTGCTCGATGAAGGTGACGGCGAGCGCGCTCGCGAGCACCGCGGAGAGAAGATCGAGAACGACCAGGATCGCCGTGTACGGCCGATGCCAGCGCGACAGTCTGCGGTGCGACCGCGTCCACACGGACCGGGGCACGCCGTTGTTCGGCGGCTCCTGCTGCCACTCAAAGCTGTCGTACGGCATGCCGCTCCGGCTCTTGCTGGGGCTCGTCGCCGGGCGTTGGAGGCTCGTGGTCACCTCGCTTTTGTCCTCCCGCATCACGTACCGCCCACACCGAGAACATTACGCACCGCCACGGCCCCGTGGGGTTCCGGCGGGGCCGGTCCCCTCTGCATCGCGGACGAAGCGTGGGACCGGGCCACTATACCGATGGAACGACGTAGTAGAAGGGGACGTTGTGGTCGCTTTCCCCCCGGAAACCACCCGCTTACGCTGTGTTACTACCGAATTAACTTGGAGAGCCGTCGA is a genomic window containing:
- a CDS encoding ABC transporter ATP-binding protein; translated protein: MSVPHQRSHAEPALALHGLVKRFDTKVAVAGIDLEVPAGSFFGLLGPNGAGKTTTLSMAVGLLRPDAGQARILGADVWTDPVAAKARIGVLPDGVRLFDRLTGTELLAYHGLLRGMDAGEVDRRSNELMDVLELGTGNRTLVVDYSAGMKKKIGLACALLHAPRLLVLDEPFEAVDPVSAALIRDILHRYVTGGGTVVFSSHVMAVVERLCSHVAIMADGAIRVRGILAEVRGERSLEDVFVEVVGGRTATGSELAWL
- a CDS encoding cation acetate symporter, with the translated sequence MNPYVVPGLVVVVLVTVGIGAYGLRFARTTSDFLVASRSVSPAWNAAAIGGEYLSAASFLGVAGLVLRYGVDVLWYPVGFAAGYLALLLFVAAPLRRSGAFTLPDFCQVRLRSPLLRRLATVFVVFIGCLYLVPQLQGAGLTFTTVTGGRYEWGALLVGLVVTANVALGGMRAITFVQAFQYWLKLTALAVPVIFLALQWQSDGRPTVTPPAGPVFSAATTVVIEQDALLDGVVRVHKGDELTFAPGDPVPRVSSVDDNRGAAWLLPGGDAGLFATYSLILATFLGTMGLPHVLVRFYTNPDGASARRTTLVVLALVGLFYLLPTVYGVLGRIYTPQLLMTGRTDAVVLLLPEAALGGGHLGQFLGALVTAGALAAFLSTSSGLLTSVAGVVFTDILHADRGGSVRDFRVATVLAAVVPLALSVHVADMDVSRVVGLAFAVAASSFCPLLVLGIWWRGLTDVGAAAGIVIGGGAAMAAVLLTVMGPPLSGWSGELIGQPAAWTVPLAFTVMVGGSLLTKRRIPQGVGATMLRLHAPESLRL
- a CDS encoding DUF485 domain-containing protein produces the protein MKGLVRAQLALAIRLSLVVAAGLGALPLLFAVAPAVGQVKLLGVNLPWLLLGFLSFPFLVAVGWAYVRWAERNEQDFTAVIRRPEA
- a CDS encoding DUF4153 domain-containing protein gives rise to the protein MAPLFGPWADASLFGRRWPGPGRPASTAAGAAILAAAVVAALAVPLDRPGVGWSVAAIAGVAALIVARVLSARPGPTAPQPLVTWHPRTLGNARFLWSAATVALLAVGTFRAAGWLFLLCLVTAAVTGILAVTGGRSARGMVLAVLLAPVAGLRALPWLTHGLTTQRRGAGRSRLVATIAVSVLLLIVFGSLFASADAAFARIVTAVVPDIDAETVTRWIFVFAVTTFALGGAAFLRAAPPDLGSSEGARRRVTRLEWAIPLSLLVLLFALFVGVQLTVLFGGSRHVVAEGLTYAEYARSGFWQLLVVTGLTLPVLAGAARWAPRDTHADRVLIRAVLGTLAVLTLVIVASALHRMDLYADTYGLTRLRVLVALCELWLGAVFLLILGAGVRLRAAWLPRTVVAAGVLALLGLAAANPDRVIADHNVTRYEKTGKIDTSYLSQLSADAVPALDRLPASSRDCALGPIALDLNIDSDDWRGWNLGRHQARDLLAKKPVVVNRGCTGSVPTNR
- a CDS encoding sensor histidine kinase, coding for MNLLRRMLGWLPRPLDPVRSIKAKLSLALGLAGGVGLLIFWWSIDWMPVELSWFAIAVALGLVTLQVMAHGATVPLREMTAAARAMARGDYTRRVRATSRDEVGELAAAFNQMAADLAAADQQRRELIANVSHELRTPITALRGLLENIVDGVSRAEPETMRTALTQTERLGRLVAELLDLSRLDAGVVPMAHDPIELREFLDGVVREARVNADGAGHDVRFELTVPRISLTGDRERLHQVFANLLDNATRHSPPGGTVTVHAERQDDHVLIAVTDEGEGIPPADRERVFERFTRGVRAQDGGTGLGLAIAHWVVQLHRGTIAVTDPPAGRAHPGCHIHVSLPLHPA
- a CDS encoding response regulator transcription factor, whose protein sequence is MESTARQTERRVLVVEDEPTIAEAVAARLRAEGFVVHLAGDGPGAVEAARRIRPDAIVLDVMLPGFDGLEVCRRIQAEQPVPILMLTARDDETDLLVGLAVGADDYLTKPFSMRELTARVHALVRRATRAAAPAPEPEMLRVGDLEINLAERRVHRGGAEAHLTPTEFDLLVHLAGRPRTVLPRERLLADVWGWADASGTRTVDSHVKGLRRKLGADLIRTVHGVGYALEIDR
- a CDS encoding LytR/AlgR family response regulator transcription factor, which produces MSLVVLAVDDEPPALDELAYLLNADGRVAYVHRAGDATEALRVLRDVEVDAVFLDIRMPGLDGMELARVLRRFARPPAIVFVTAYDDGAVDAFALGVTDYVRKPVRAERLGESLRRVAGLRAARPVPTQRHEEPSIPIELAGTTRMLPRSSVRWVEAQGDYARLHTADASHLVRVSLATLAERWADAGFVRIHRSYLVQLRLVAELRLTPSGYVVIVDGAELPVSRRHTRELKDKLIRAAKNDWTR
- a CDS encoding sensor histidine kinase, with the protein product MSGQAGSVLAVVVVLAALTGAVVAVLRLRARRGIATPGQRATYEVLHAASLAAEPLRSGLTSASAGKAVRHLRRLVGAPGLIVSDGEGCLASDGRGSHHTDQFVAAAGRAVTGNRSIVLGTKDLPCDRIDCVVRGAVVTPLTGTDGQALGALVAVADDQPAPGLVQATMETARWAGSQVALAELDSSRERLARAEVRALRAQISPHFIYNALTAIASFVRTDPERARELILEFAEFTRYSFRAHGEFTTLAEELRSIDRYLTIERARFGDRLQVRLQIAPEVLPVGLPFLCLQPLVENAVRHGLSRKPGVGMVSIEARDAGAECHITVEDDGVGMDPAALAEGVAEAANGDGDDAGRHVGLSNVDERLRSVFGDHFGLVVETAPGAGTKVSMRVPKFHPGVRA
- a CDS encoding sugar transferase codes for the protein MPYDSFEWQQEPPNNGVPRSVWTRSHRRLSRWHRPYTAILVVLDLLSAVLASALAVTFIEQAGSGFQGHEGAFYAFAFAALPLGWLIILWGHGSYDRRYLGLGSEEFKRVVRAFVTVVASVSLLAFGTKTELSRVTIAYVSVAALVFILFCRYSARQILHVARRKTGHGAHRMILMGTLPEALEVYTAVTRSPAAGLIPVAIHITDGFAATRGIETPVPVYAARDVLALVREVGADTIAVCGSASAEPGELRRLAWQLEGTGVDLVVAPQLTDIAGPRVHIRPIEGLPLLHVEEPTLSGPGWLAKNLLDRVAAFFGLLALSPVLALIALGIRLSDPGPVFFRQPRVGHEGRTFRVWKFRTMYVDAEERKASLEELNDSDGMLFKMKNDPRIFSFGNKLRATSLDELPQLINVLKGEMSLVGPRPLPADDGDYLGDVRRRLLVRPGITGLWQVSGRSDLSWDEAVRLDLYYVDNWSLTYDLSILWRTIGVVLKRKGAY